A genomic window from Terriglobia bacterium includes:
- a CDS encoding energy transducer TonB, giving the protein MRAPVAARTVANGASAVGKIVQLPVGKVEIGALDHFSGKPLSAIGYTGSGEVLVGSLDSGTARHGQLGPVGTIGLSDVFTPSRPGQNQAVPLSQNAGDEAARLLWAPTPTYNEEARRLKVTGEVVLQVKMTASGEVRVLRILSGLGHGLDQAAVGAVNQTRCRPALKAGRPVDVIATIRVIFKLA; this is encoded by the coding sequence ATGCGCGCGCCAGTAGCGGCCAGAACGGTTGCCAATGGCGCTTCGGCCGTAGGGAAGATAGTCCAGTTGCCGGTGGGCAAAGTGGAGATCGGAGCACTTGATCATTTCAGTGGCAAACCGCTGTCGGCGATCGGATATACCGGTTCAGGTGAGGTCTTGGTAGGCAGTCTAGACAGTGGGACAGCACGTCATGGACAACTGGGGCCTGTCGGGACCATCGGGCTCAGCGATGTCTTTACTCCATCCCGTCCCGGGCAGAATCAGGCAGTGCCGCTTTCACAGAATGCTGGTGACGAGGCTGCCCGATTATTGTGGGCGCCTACACCTACGTACAACGAAGAAGCGCGGCGCCTGAAAGTGACCGGTGAGGTGGTGCTCCAGGTCAAGATGACCGCGTCTGGCGAAGTGCGTGTTCTGAGGATTCTGTCCGGCCTTGGCCACGGTCTTGATCAAGCAGCCGTCGGCGCAGTGAACCAGACCCGTTGTCGACCTGCCCTCAAGGCGGGCCGTCCTGTCGATGTAATCGCAACCATCAGAGTCATTTTCAAACTTGCGTGA
- a CDS encoding ParB/Srx family N-terminal domain-containing protein, producing the protein MKQLQGFLQLTIVYLPLSALRINPHNARTHSKRQIRQIAASITEFGFLNGILIDANNLIIAGHGRAEAAKLLGMELVPTIRVENLTEDQIRAYGYSVTIRPRRSSVPATARIWPTSTPETAAR; encoded by the coding sequence ATGAAGCAACTACAAGGTTTTCTTCAGCTAACAATTGTCTACCTGCCCCTTAGTGCTCTGCGCATTAATCCCCACAACGCCAGGACACACTCGAAACGCCAGATCCGCCAGATAGCCGCCAGCATCACAGAGTTTGGCTTTCTTAACGGCATTTTGATCGATGCCAATAACCTGATCATTGCCGGTCATGGCCGCGCGGAAGCCGCCAAGCTGTTGGGGATGGAACTGGTTCCGACGATTCGCGTGGAAAACCTGACAGAAGACCAGATCCGCGCGTATGGCTACTCGGTCACAATCCGGCCACGCAGATCATCTGTGCCAGCTACGGCCAGGATCTGGCCGACAAGCACGCCAGAGACTGCCGCACGGTGA
- the terL gene encoding phage terminase large subunit, whose product MASTFYRRLFPGTRLSPDKQAVNEFMTTEQGFRMSTSVGGVLTGRGAEVIILDDPLKPDEALSATRRTSVNEWYSNTLLSRLNNKETGIIIIVMQRLHQDDLVGHVLEQEHWDVLSFPAIAEENETHLIESPWGRRLFQRKPGEVLQPERESKLALDAIRRTTGEYDFASQYQQSPMPLGGAIIKTQWLRYYELGNLPERFTCILQSWDTANKSGELNDFSVCTTWGAVNDLYYLLHVFRQRLNYPDLKRAVQEQARRQHARLHPADVVLIEDKASGTQLIQDLKMDGVLHIKPYDPPPGSDKLLRLYAQSAEFENGRVLLPRSAPWLDEYVRELTAFPGSKYDDQVDSTSQALEHLKLNRSLVVWARLGRD is encoded by the coding sequence ATGGCGAGCACCTTTTATCGAAGGCTCTTCCCCGGGACCCGGCTCTCTCCGGATAAACAGGCGGTCAACGAGTTCATGACCACGGAACAAGGCTTCCGGATGTCAACCTCCGTGGGCGGGGTCTTGACCGGTCGGGGAGCGGAGGTCATCATTCTTGACGACCCGCTGAAGCCCGACGAGGCCCTGTCTGCAACCAGGCGAACCAGTGTTAACGAGTGGTATAGCAACACTCTCCTAAGCCGGCTCAACAACAAGGAGACGGGCATCATTATTATTGTCATGCAACGGCTTCACCAGGACGACCTGGTGGGCCACGTATTGGAACAGGAACATTGGGACGTTTTATCGTTCCCTGCCATTGCCGAAGAGAACGAAACTCATCTTATTGAAAGTCCGTGGGGTCGGCGGCTGTTTCAGCGCAAGCCCGGTGAAGTCCTGCAACCCGAACGTGAATCCAAACTCGCGCTCGACGCCATTCGTCGGACGACTGGAGAATATGACTTTGCCAGCCAGTACCAGCAGAGTCCGATGCCTCTGGGCGGCGCGATCATAAAGACTCAGTGGCTGAGATACTATGAGCTTGGTAATCTCCCCGAACGGTTCACCTGCATCCTGCAAAGCTGGGATACCGCCAATAAGAGCGGTGAACTTAATGATTTCAGCGTTTGCACCACCTGGGGCGCCGTTAACGATCTCTACTACCTGCTTCACGTCTTCCGTCAGCGTCTTAATTACCCCGATCTCAAGCGCGCCGTGCAAGAACAAGCTCGGCGACAGCACGCTCGCCTACACCCAGCCGATGTGGTTCTAATTGAGGATAAGGCGTCGGGAACGCAGTTGATCCAGGATCTAAAGATGGATGGGGTGCTCCACATAAAGCCGTATGATCCACCTCCGGGATCGGACAAACTCTTGCGGCTCTATGCCCAGTCGGCGGAATTTGAGAACGGCCGCGTGCTGCTGCCGCGCTCGGCCCCGTGGCTCGACGAATACGTCCGCGAACTAACCGCCTTCCCGGGCAGCAAGTATGACGATCAGGTGGATTCCACATCCCAAGCGTTGGAACACCTGAAACTCAACAGATCACTCGTGGTTTGGGCACGGCTGGGGAGAGATTGA
- a CDS encoding M48 family metalloprotease → MRQLATCNCFAIILVVLASQVLGQSAETRPAGLPTDKNVIAFGLRAEGALSSGLREAAPLSEIYVQRLIPAGKLGFVIDSDRYLLGRFKWGEKPVMENLLNYPADSGDNDIQKSTNDQQLLDGLIQVMVPDWKQLGPERYEYKFVGPTFLGAVRCLVYDVKPLNPEGDGFTGRIYLEDKSWNIVRFTGMNTSVDKLFIALRAKNSRFRIDSWRVNVTKKQWVPAYAYVEEVPPLDAPESPVVKGQIRFWGYNRTGIQQQKFTDIVLDGSPLTTDDRKGQWPSPQQSQRLFENEAEANVLERLYQARLLGTPSEVEKMLDQILTNLIVTNKLILGQQVHCRVLLTTRLEAFTVGNTIVISRGLIDVMPNESALAIVLAHQLSHNLLGHRKVDTQLAFADVLRISDAELLAKLRFHHSRQEEAAADAKAMEILEQSPYKEKMAEGGLVMEALRAHAKQLSNLIQPHFGEHIADVDQIVRNDGMFRVVPEHDEELIDQIAALPLGSRLVVDPWDGAVRLIRSAPPPAPVLRERAEFAVTPFMPFLDYVVEITAVPMPINASTQRRTGRHHQTVSRSVRPIKKGGS, encoded by the coding sequence ATGCGGCAGTTAGCGACCTGCAATTGTTTTGCAATTATTCTTGTAGTGTTGGCTTCTCAGGTTTTGGGACAGTCAGCGGAAACGCGTCCAGCCGGCCTGCCGACAGACAAGAATGTTATCGCCTTCGGTCTCCGGGCAGAGGGTGCATTATCCTCGGGATTGCGGGAGGCAGCCCCGCTCAGCGAAATCTACGTGCAACGCCTCATCCCCGCAGGCAAACTCGGATTCGTAATAGATAGCGACCGTTATCTTCTGGGCAGATTCAAGTGGGGTGAAAAGCCAGTGATGGAAAACCTCCTCAATTACCCGGCAGACAGCGGCGACAACGATATCCAGAAATCTACCAACGACCAACAACTGCTCGATGGCCTTATCCAGGTGATGGTACCCGATTGGAAGCAACTCGGCCCCGAGCGTTACGAATACAAATTCGTCGGGCCCACTTTCCTCGGCGCTGTCCGTTGCCTGGTTTACGACGTGAAGCCACTTAACCCCGAAGGCGACGGGTTCACCGGCCGTATATACCTTGAAGATAAGTCGTGGAATATCGTGCGGTTCACGGGAATGAATACCAGCGTCGATAAGTTGTTTATTGCACTCCGCGCCAAGAATTCTCGGTTCCGCATCGACAGTTGGCGTGTGAATGTGACCAAGAAGCAGTGGGTGCCCGCCTATGCGTATGTCGAGGAAGTTCCTCCGCTAGACGCACCGGAATCGCCGGTCGTGAAGGGCCAGATCCGATTCTGGGGTTACAACAGGACGGGCATTCAGCAGCAAAAGTTTACCGATATTGTGCTTGATGGATCGCCTTTGACAACCGACGACAGGAAGGGGCAATGGCCCTCGCCTCAGCAGAGCCAGAGGTTGTTTGAGAACGAGGCCGAAGCAAACGTTTTGGAACGCCTCTATCAAGCCAGATTGCTCGGTACTCCAAGTGAAGTCGAGAAAATGCTGGATCAGATTCTGACGAATCTGATTGTCACGAATAAATTGATTCTCGGGCAGCAGGTGCATTGCCGGGTGCTCTTAACAACCCGGCTGGAAGCGTTCACGGTCGGGAACACCATCGTCATCAGCCGCGGGTTGATTGACGTGATGCCAAACGAGTCTGCTCTCGCTATCGTGCTGGCGCACCAACTCTCACATAATCTCCTTGGACACCGGAAAGTAGACACGCAGCTCGCATTCGCAGATGTTTTGAGGATTAGCGATGCCGAACTGCTGGCAAAGCTGCGATTCCATCACAGCCGACAGGAAGAAGCGGCGGCTGATGCAAAAGCGATGGAAATCCTTGAACAGTCGCCATACAAAGAAAAAATGGCAGAAGGTGGGCTGGTCATGGAAGCACTGCGGGCCCATGCAAAGCAGCTGTCGAACCTGATTCAGCCGCATTTCGGGGAACACATCGCAGATGTTGATCAAATCGTGCGTAATGATGGGATGTTTCGTGTAGTCCCAGAACACGACGAGGAACTTATTGATCAGATCGCTGCGCTCCCGCTGGGCTCGAGGCTTGTTGTCGATCCCTGGGACGGAGCGGTCAGGCTCATCCGTTCGGCCCCGCCACCGGCCCCTGTCCTTCGGGAGCGGGCCGAGTTTGCGGTTACACCGTTCATGCCATTCCTGGACTATGTCGTCGAAATAACGGCTGTCCCCATGCCGATAAACGCGTCCACGCAACGACGCACTGGTCGCCACCATCAGACAGTAAGCCGATCCGTGCGGCCTATAAAGAAGGGTGGATCATAG